From a region of the Vanrija pseudolonga chromosome 2, complete sequence genome:
- the alcB gene encoding Alcohol dehydrogenase 2: MSNAPPANLTDIPKKHKAAVYDKPGTLSTKVVEVDTPEPGPGEVLVRLTHSGVCHSDYSVMVNGWKALPFPTPEGQVGGHEVRGQLFFYPPAPGAGGSRRRRRRHRRRVVPSRTLSNSMLTPPGVGFVAKLGPGLDKSPVKVGDRVGIKWVSAICGACPACMHGHDALCPNNKVSGYYTPGTFQEYAVGPADYVTPVPDGLDSALAAPMLCAGVTVHSALKKAQVAGGKFVVVMGAGGGLGNIAVSIAAKGVGARVIGIDHGSKEKLVKDAGAEFFIDFTKVTDVEKAVKDVTEGLGAHAVLVLTASNQAYAQAPMLCRFGGRVICVGIPEGELQPIGGAIPAVMIFKELTITGSAVGNRLEAIETLDFAKRGIATSKIRLAKLEDLTSVFQEMHDGKIEGRVVIEM; the protein is encoded by the exons ATGTCCAACGCTCCCCCCGCCAACCTCACCGACATCCCCAAGAAGCACAAGGCCGCCGTCTACGACAAGCCCGGCACCTTGAGTaccaaggtcgtcgaggtcgacacgcCCGAGCCCGGACCGGGAGAGGTGCTCGTCAGGCTCACCCACTCGGGTGTCTGCCACTCGGACTACTCGGTCATGGTCAACGGATGGAAGGCGCTTCCCTTCCCCACTCCTGAGGGTCAGGTTGGTGGCCACGAGG TTCGCGGCCAGTTGTTCTTCTACCCGCCTGCTCCTGGGGCTGGCGGtagccgccggcgccgccggcgccaccgccgccgcgtcgtcccGTCCCGAACGCTATCGAACTCTatgctcacacccccaggcgTCGGCTTCGTTGCCAAGCTCGGCCCTGGCCTCGACAAGTCGCCcgtcaaggtcggcgaccgcgtcggcATCAAGTGGGTGTCTGCCATCTGCGGCGCGTGCCCCGCCTGCATGCACGGCCACGATGCGCTCTGCCCCAACAACAAGGTTTCGGGCTACTACACGCCCGGCACCTTCCAGGAGTACGCTGTCGGCCCGGCCGACTACGTCACTCCCGTCCCTGATGGACTCGACTctgcgctcgccgcaccCATGCTCTGTGCGGGTGTCACTGTCCACTCTGCGCTCAAGAAGGCGcaggtcgccggcggcaagtttgtcgtcgtcatgggcgccggcggcggttTGGGCAACATTGCCGTCTCGATCGCCGCCAAGGGTGTTGGCGCGCGTGTCATCGGCATCGACCACGGCAGCAAGGAgaagctcgtcaaggacgccggcgccgagttcTTCATCGACTTTACAAAGgtcaccgacgtcgagaaggccgtcaaggacgtcactgagggccttggcgcgcacgccgtcctcgtcctcaccgcCTCGAACCAGGCCTACGCCCAGGCGCCCATGCTCTGCCGCTTCGGTGGCCGCGTCATCTGCGTCGGCAtccccgagggcgagctccaGCCCATTGGCGGCGCCATCCCCGCCGTCATGATCTTCAAGGAGCTCACCATCACCGGCTCGGCTGTCGGTaaccgcctcgaggccatcgagACGCTCGACTTTGCCAAGCGCGGCATTGCCACCAGCAAAATccgcctcgccaagctcgaggacctcacGTCCGTGTTCCAGGAGATGCACGACGGCAAGATTGAGGGCCGTGTTGTCATCGAGATGTAA
- the PGR gene encoding Protein PGR, whose protein sequence is MPSEHDTNIYPGAALIATGLALHGLCKGSLSASGSAAAWVVGYGHLAGPVKVFGVAMIAFYLIGSRATKVKAATKATLEDGPDPSKPGGNRNAVQVLSNSLPSLLAAIAYRLYASDASPLFQPGLGRQLIFAALGHFATCLGDTLASELGILSRSKPTHILTLAPVPPGTNGAVSPLGLAASAAGGTIMALVVALDLAIEDRAGSSWAAATQLLGFGTAAGLVGSLLDSLLGATLQRTLYSTTDGRVLTDLSSAERENAPGVVTIGPGINVLSNSAVNFICASVMAGVGYWVGGL, encoded by the exons ATGCCCAGCGAGCACGACACAAACATATaccccggcgcggcgctgatCGCCACCGGACTGGCACTGCACGGCCTGTGCAAAGGCTCGCTCTCTGCGTCCGggtccgcggcggcctgggtggtggggtaTGGCCACCTCGCGGGGCCGGTCAAGGTGTTCGGCGTGGCCATGATCGCGTTCTATCTGATCGGGAGCCGGGCAACCAAG GTCAAAGCCGCCACCAAGGCCACGCTAGAGGACGGCCCGGACCCGTCGAAACCAGGCGGCAACCGTAACGCGGTCCAAGTCCTCTCCAactcgctgccgtcgctgctcgcggcgATCGCCTATCGGCTGTATGCCAGC GACGCAAGCCCGCTCTTCCAGCCCGGCCTGGGCAGGCAGCTCATCTTCGCGGCACTGGG ccACTTCGCCACATGCCTAGGcgacacgctcgcctcggAACTGGGCATCCTCTCCCGCAGCAAGCCGACGCACATCCTCACGCTTGCCCCCGTGCCACCGGGGACCAACGGCGCCGTGTCCCCCCtcgggctggcggcgagtgCTGCCGGCGGAACGATAATGGCGCTCGTGGTCGCGCTTGACCTTGCGATCGAGGACCGCGCCGGGTccagctgggcggcggctACGCAGCTTCTTGGCTTTGGCACTGCGGCCGGCCTGGTTGGTAGCTTGCTGGACAGCTTGCTCGGGGCGACGCTCCAGCGCACGCTTTACTCCACGACCGATGGCCGTGTCCTCACTGACCTGTCGTCTGCGGAGCGCGAGAACGCCCCGGGTGTGGTTACTATCGGGCCCGGCATCAACGTTCTGTCCAATTCCGCTGTCAACTTCATCTGCGCCAGCGTCATGGCTGGTGTTGGATACTGGGTTGGCGGGTTGTAA
- the SPAC890.06 gene encoding putative nucleoporin produces the protein MSLFNRDQPQQGYNPYAQQPLYPQLPGRPNQPPTTPGQPGALVAPQGPTSGGHPNPFHLPSLPHLHLHHHPSQPPAPAPAPAPYTFGSSGLGGGWGSRATAGAYAAAGYAPASASQLQQPQQLETVGKDEDPVYGPLSRARGKIDRAIVSDNEISPDLAEQFAPTSEPPYLPPPTQTNAFRTARITKTTPLPDALHQELNYKHLTARMGLFEEIERAWFAVDNKLFLWNYNDGRDFSRYDQQTDTIQTVGLVRARKDVFVDDITHLLVICTATKITLLGLSRSDKGELSLYATNLSTDTSTGFLDIRGTDSGRIFLLGVDKDLYELEYSTGGGWLSGGSKAWLSNRSSGYLSTWVPSVFSSANREGVESFVLDPQQGRLFALHTKGEIEYIDVQASRFESRARYVALRNDFQRLGYGGAAPGYAGAKVVSIAIVGAEESKKAWVVAISASGARAYLGTAAFYSQYATTASLQVLGHRPPPPETTKADAQSFYSSGTFIGVHYSQSPTPTARLTFVTPAPGRQSSVRENYETFHLPALQEWSSVDTVPSQVWTIAEVAATNPSRSPPALCRDDGIALSALPRQTTAYARQFLILTPSGIFWAVQPRPIDMLEADIGLEKDTGIHAGRAAFGRVQLASMGVQMGANADKNKQSDLISISNNILLVSEPPVIRQASNGARSIVYSARHDGLALILGRLLRPIWNAKVVVPAGPKKFKLGVTDKGLHEVQGRLADLRRFTEDHPFPRHQAEGDAKLAWDQEELSLHGLQVLLKQAIEAISFVLLLNDYKLPDVIAKCNPSTQSTLASLTFQGLLTSQGGRDTARHLVTALIELQIGQELGIDTLSAILQERCGTFVQSGDVVLYKAEESLRRAENTRDAIERQENLSESLDLFTRASSSAAAAVFPRLPDATRRYRTLNDVRGTIELPLRVATDIDPDDKAGDFVRDGRNPGDPRAAFLQQRQECYQLVVEALNSYDEKLDKAVAAGNPSAAVNVRDQAYAFAIASDDELFHFYLYDWTIEMNRADQLLEFDTPFIERYLQITESNVPERRDLLWKYYARREEFLKASKALHDLATRPSDLGLQERVYYLAQALANAKSAMSIGSEDVEFTTALQERIDVAQVQLEVVGAVEGHLDMDRGEKNSVLEHLNSELMTLDDLYLQYARPLRLYEPILLILKTADTRIEDVCEAVWRELIAERSQDTPLDAAVGELVTDLCRKYYPSEAAPSDIVLPVVYGEAAPHRAATEAGWASKALLAGGVGLRDLWDAVVALHDEAVDYREYYAEEAATLITVWLDNKTGLPPADVEQFASAYMLRTNGVQLDQRLSDTRNTMSKAKNTAGQF, from the exons ATGTCGCTGTTCAATCGCGACCAGCCGCAGCAGGGCTACAACCCGTacgcgcagcagccactATACCCCCAGCTTCCCGGCCGGCCAAACCAGCCGCCAACAACTCCAGGACAGCCTGGCGCGCTCGTTGCGCCGCAGGGGCCGACGTCTGGCGGGCACCCGAACCCGTTCCAcctcccctcgctccctcacctgcacctgcaccaccacccgtctcagccgcctgcccccgcgcccgcaccAGCACCGTACACGTTCGGTTCGTcaggccttggcggcggctggggatCCCGGGCCACGGCGggcgcgtacgccgccgcgggtTACGCCCCGGCATCAGCCTCCCAGCtccagcagccccagcagctcgagacggtcggcaaggacgaggatcCAGTGTATGGCCCGTTGAGCCGTGCGCGCGGCAAGATTGACCGCGCCATTGTCAGTGACAATGAGATCTCGCCCGACCTTGCCGAGCAGTTCGCGCCAA CTAGCGAGCCGCCATACCTGCCCCCGCCTACGCAGACGAACGCGTTCCGCACCGCGCGCATCACCaagacgacgccgctccCGGATGCGCTCCACCAGGAGCTGAACT ACAAGCACCTGACTGCGCGCATGGGCCTGttcgaggagattgagcgTGCCTGGTTTGCTGTGGACAACAAGCTCTTCTTGTGGAACTACAACGACGGCCGGGACTTCAGCAGATATGACCAGCAGACGGACACTATCCAGActgtcggcctcgtgcgTGCGCGCAAGGACGTGTTTGTCGACGACATTACCCACCTGTTGGTCATTTGCACCGCGACCAAGATTACCCTCCTCGGCTTGTCTCGCTCGGACAAGGGTGAGCTTTCGCTGTATGCGACCAACTTGAGCACCGACACCTCGACTGGCTTCCTTGACATTCGCGGCACCGACTCTGGTCgcatcttcctcctcggcgtggaCAAGGACCTGTACGAGCTCGAGTACAGCACGGGTGGTGGCTGGCTCTCAGGTGGCTCCAAGGCATGGCTTTCGAATCGCTCCAGCGGCTACTTAAGCACTTGGGTCCCCTCGGTCTTCTCATCCGCCAACCGTGAGGGTGTCGAGTCGTTTGTGCTCGACCCTCAGCAGGGCAGATTGTTCGCGCTCCACACAAAGGGCGAGATCGAGTACATCGACGTCCAGGCTTCGCGGTTCGAGTCGCGCGCCAGATATGTTGCGTTGAGGAACGACTTCCAGCGCCTCGGCTACGGTGGTGCGGCACCAGGTTATGCGGGCGCCAAGGTCGTCTCAATAgccatcgtcggcgccgaggagagcAAGAAGGCGTGGGTGGTTgccatctcggcgagcggagcCCGTGCGTACCTCGGAACCGCGGCGTTCTACAGTCAATATGCGACCACTGCGTCTCTCCAGGTTCTCGGCCAccgccccccaccacccgagacgaccaaggccgacgcaCAGTCGTTCTACTCGTCCGGCACCTTCATCGGGGTGCACTATTCCCagtcgcccacgcccaccgcccgcctCACGTTTGTTACCCCCGCTCCCGGTCGCCAGTCGTCAGTGCGCGAGAACTACGAAACCTTCCACCTTCCCGCGCTTCAGGAGTGGTCGTCGGTCGACACGGTGCCCAGCCAGGTTTGGACgattgccgaggtcgcggcgaCCAACCCGTCCAGGTCACCTCCCGCACTGTGCAGAGATGATGGCATCGCTCTCTccgccctcccccgccaGACCACGGCCTATGCCCGCCAGTTCCTCATCCTTACCCCTAGCGGCATATTCTGGGCCGTCCAGCCCCGCCCGATCGAcatgctcgaggccgacattGGCCTCGAAAAGGACACGGGCATTCACGCTGGACGGGCAGCATTTGGTCGTGTCCAGCTTGCCTCCATGGGCGTGCAGATGGGAGCCAATGCCGACAAGAACAAGCAGTCTGACCTCATTTCCATTTCCAACAACATCTTGCTGGTGTCCGAGCCACCTGTGATCCGCCAGGCATCCAACGGCGCGCGCTCCATTGTGTACTCTGCTCGTCACGATGGTCTCGCCCTGATTCTTGGCCGTCTTCTGCGCCCCATCTGGAACGCAAAGGTTGTCGTCCCTGCTGGCCCCAAGAAGTTCAAGCTAGGCGTCACGGACAAGGGCCTCCACGAGGTCCAGGGCCGTCTCGCAGACCTGCGCCGCTTCACCGAGGACCACCCCTTCCCTCGTCACCAGGCTGAAGGTGACGCCAAGCTTGCCTGGGACCAGGAGGAGCTGTCTCTCCATGGCCTGCAAGTCCTTCTCAAGCAGGCCATCGAGGCCATTTCGTTTGTTCTCCTGCTCAACGACTACAAGCTGCCCGACGTTATCGCCAAGTGCAACCCATCGACGCAGTCTACGCTCGCGAGCCTCACCTTCCAGGGTCTCCTCACGAGCCAGGGTGGCCGCGACACTGCGCGTCATCTGGTGACGGCGCTCATCGAGTTGCAGATTGGCCAGGAGCTGGGC ATCGACACCCTCAGTGCCATCCTTCAGGAGCGCTGCGGAACATTTGTGCAGTCTGGCGACGTTGTTCTTTACAAGGCGGAGGAGAGCCTCCGCCGTGCCGAAAACACGCGTGATGCCATCGAGCGCCAGGAGAACCtctccgagtcgctcgaccTGTTCactcgcgcctcgtcgagcgccgccgctgccgtcttCCCCCGCCTTCCTGACGCGACTCGCCGGTACCGTACGCTCAACGACGTGCGCGGAACCATCGAGCTGCCGCTCCGTGTCGCCACCGACATTGaccccgacgacaaggcTGGCGACTTTGTGCGCGATGGCCGAAACCCGGGTGACCCGCGTGCCGCGTTcctccagcagcgccaggAGTGCTACCAGCTCGTGGTCGAGGCCCTCAACAGCTATGACGAGAAGCTCGACAAggctgttgccgccggcaaccCTTCGGCCGCCGTCAATGTCAGAGACCAGGCTTACGCCTTTGCCATCgcctcggacgacgagttgTTCCACTTCTACCTTTATGACTGGACCATTGAGATGAACCGCGCGGACCAGCTTCTTGAG TTTGACACGCCATTCATTGAGCGATACCTCCAGATCACCGAGTCCAACGTccccgagcgccgcgacctgcTTTGGAAGTACTACGCGCGGAGGGAAGAGTTCCTTAAGGCTTCCAAGGCcctgcacgacctcgcgACGAGACCTAGTGACTTGGGATTGCAGGAGCGCGTCTACTACCTTGCGCAGGCTCTGGCCAACGCCAAGTCGGCCATGTCGATTGGATCGGAGGACGTCGAGTTCACAACGGCGTTGCAGGAGCGCATCGATGTCGCCCAGGTTCAGctggaggtcgtcggcgccgtcgagggccACCTGGACATGGACCGGGGGGAGAAGAACAGCGTGCTTGAGCACCTCAACAGCGAGTTGATGACCCTGGACGACCTGTACCTGCAATACGCTAGACCGCTTCGTCTGTACGAACCGATTCTCCTCATCCTCAAGACGGCCGACACGCGCATCGAGGACGTTTGCGAGGCGGTGTGGAGGGAGCTCATCGCCGAGCGATCACAGGACACTCCCCTGgacgccgctgtcggcgagcttgtcaCCGACTTGTGCCGGAAGTACTACCCCTCGGAGGCTGCGCCATCCGACATTGTGCTCCCTGTCGTGTACGGTGAGGCCGCGCCtcaccgcgccgccaccgaggccggTTGGGCATCGAAGGCGCTCCTGGCTGGCGGTGTTGGCTTGCGGGATCTGTGggacgctgtcgtcgcgctgcacgacgaggccgtcgactACCGCGAGTACtatgccgaggaggcggccacGCTCATCACCGTGTGGCTCGACAACAAGACTGGTCTTccccccgccgacgtcgagcagttTGCTTCGGCGTACATGTTGCGGACGAACGGTGTTCAGCTGGACCAGCGCCTGAGCGACACACGCAACACCATGTCGAAGGCCAAGAATACCGCGGGACAGTTTTAG